The Marivirga tractuosa DSM 4126 genome contains the following window.
CTGCTGCAGTTCCGTGGTTAGGATTAGAGGACTTGGATGACAATGGAAGGCCTGATGGATTAGATCCTGATGTTAAACCAGAAAGACAAACAACTGAGTTTATTTTTGGTAAAGTAAAAGAAGATTTACAAGCAGCTAAAACTCTTCTAGCTGGCCAAAATGACAATGTCTTCAGAATTACAGAAAATGCTGTTGTTGCTTTGCAAGCTAGAGTTGCGCTTTATGAAGAAGATTTCGGAGCTGCCGAAACTTTTGCTAGCGAAGTTTTAGCTAATGTATCTTTAGCAGGTATTGCTGAGTTCTCTTCCGTTTGGACTGACCAGAGCAATGCAGGTTTAATTTTTGCATTACAACGTATTCCTGGAGATGGAAGAATTGGAACTTTATTTACTGATTTAAATGGAGATCGATTTTTTCAACCAGCTCAAGGCTATATTGATCTTTTTGATCAAGTAAATGATGTTCGATTCAACAGATTTGTGTCAGGTTCATATGCTAATGACAATGTTGAAGTTGCTAAATATCCTGGTATTCCAGATAATGCGGCATTGAATAATGTAAAAGTGTTTAGAGCTGCAGAAATGCAATTGATTTTAGCGGAGGCTCTAGCAAAAACTAATCAACTTCCATTAGCTGCGGATGCTTTAAATGAATTAAGAAGCGAAAGAATTCAAGGCTATACTGATGCAACTTTTAGCAGTGTTGATGAAATTATGGACGAAATTCTTATTGAAAGAAGAAGAGAATTGGGTTTTGAAGGACACAGGTGGTTTGACTTGAAGAGAAATGGATTGGATCTAGTGAGAGACTCAAGAGATTGTACTTCTGGTGCAATTCCATGTACTGTTGAGTCAGATGACTTCAGATGGTTATTTCCTATTCCTCAAGCAGAAATATTTGCTAATGAGAATATAGTTCAGAATCCAGGATACACTAATAATGAATAATTGAATTATGAAAAAATTATATATAAATTTATTTGTACTGATTACTTCAGTAGTTATATTTTCTTGTGATCGAGAAAGGCATTTTTACGATGGACCATCATTGGTTCAATTTGCAAATAGCTCCTCAGATTACTTTGTTCAATCAACAAACAACGAATTTGAGGTACTAGTAGGATTAACTGCGGCTGCATCTGAAAGTAAAACTTTCGATATAGTAGTGGTAGATTCTCTTTCAACAGCAGAAGAAGGTGTTCACTTTACTTTAGAGAGTCAGCAGATTACTTTTGGAGCGGGCGAGACTTTAGCGTCTCTATCTGTTACTGGTAATTTTGATGCGTTGGCTGATGGTTCACGTACAGTGGTTTTTGCATTGCAAGACAATCCTGACGCTGCATCCTTCCGTCAGACATTTGAATTGAATCTTATTCAATTCTGTGAATACGACCAAGATTTCTTAGTAGGTGAGTATACTGTTAATAGTGAATTTTGGGGTTTCTCTTATCCGGTTAATGTAGTAGCTGGTGCAGATGAGTTCACTTATGTAATCGAAGGATTATATGACATAGGTGTGCCAAACGCTCAGGATATTACCTTTGTGATTAATCAAGTTGGTGAAATTGAGTATACTGCTACTGTTGAAACGCAAGTTGCATTTGATGCAAATACTCCAGTTTTTGCAGCTGATTACGGGCCACTTAGTGTAACTGGGACTGGTGCTGTTAATACATGTGGTGAATTTGCATTAAACTTGACATTCACAGTAGGAGCGGGAAGTTTCGGCTCTTACAGTGAAGTTTTAATTAAAAATTAATTTTTATTTAGTTTAACAATGATTAAATAGCTGCTGTAATGGCAGCTATTTTTCTTTATTATGAGAATTCTACTAATAATATTTCTTAATCTTATTCCATATTTAGGAACTGGTCAAAGTAATGGCATTTACCTCGAGTCACAGTTTTTTGTGCAGGATGAAAGTTTTCGCAAAATCGATGGTGTTTCTTATGATGATATAATTGGTAGCCCTTATTTGAGTGATAGTTTTACATCTGCTTCTATATATTTAAATGGACAGCAGAAGCCAGTCGAGGCAGAGTTACGATTTAATGTGGTCAAGAATAATTTCGAATTCAAGAAAAATGATGTTGTTTTAACGCTGGATAGCTCCAGTGAAATTGATTCAATTATTTATGACAAGAAGAAGTTTATTGTGATAGATGATGAAGTAGATAGATTTTATGAGTATTTACATGGTACTGAAATCTTATTGTTAAGAAATTATAAAGCCTATTTTTCGAGAGCTGAAAAAAGTAATAATCCATATGAGTCGGAGAAACCAAATGAGTTTGTGAAACAACCTGACGAATTTGTACTGGTTGATGTAAAAGAAGATATCAAATTAACCATTAAGAACAGGAGATCGCTGTACTCACTTTTCGGAAAGAAAGCGATTAAGTCACTTGATAAGGAATACGATTTTGAATATGATAAGGTGGATGATTTGATTATATTGTTAAAGAAACTTGGATACTGAGTGTGTAAGTTGCTTTTCTGCAAAGTGTAAGACATCTATATTGTTCAGTTAGATACTGGATAAATGCCCTGTCGATTTTAAAAATCGTGAAGGGTAGTTTATCTTTTGTTTTACTATTGGTTATAGTCTTCCATTTCAAGATTTATCCATTATCTTAGAGTTGTGAACCGACTTAGACCAATTTTATATTTACTAGGAGGCGCTGCATTACTTTATTTAGTTAGCCTACTCTTTTCTGATATATTAGTATATATCATCATTTCGCTTATTATTTCGACTATTCTTCGCCCTCTAGTAGGTTATTTAAACAGCCTCTATTTCTACGGCTATAAATTGCCCAAGATCTTTACCATATTCATATCATTTTCTGTTTTTATTGGTTTTATCGTCCTATTTGTTGGATTGTTTATCCCCTTAGTTTCTGAGCAAATCCAAATCTTGAGCAAACTTAATTATGACAATCTATATAATCGGATTACAACTCCTATTCAGTCAATAGAAGTGTTCTTAATTGACTCCATACCCAATATTGGCGAAGAGGGTTTTATTATTGACCGGCTAAAGGAAAGCATTTTAAATTTTGCTCAAACGGTTGACTTCAGCTATGTTCTAAATAATTTTATTTCCATAACAGGAAGTATTTTTGTTGCTGTTTTAGCTGTATTGTTCATTACTTTTTTCCTGCTTTATGAAAAAGGATTGGCAAGAAGAAAGTTTATTCAATTAATTCCCAACAAGTATTTTGAGGTTTCAATAGGTGCGATTTATAAAATTGAAAAGTTGCTATCAAATTATTTGCTAGGATTATTATTTCAGATGATCTCAATATTTACAATTGCCTCCGTTGGCTTAAGTATTTTAGGAATTAAATATGCCGTTACCATAGCTGTCTTTGCGGCTGTCGCAAATCTTATTCCGTATGCCGGGCCAATTTTAGGGGCTACTTTTGGTATCATTGTAGGGGTAACCACAGGGGGGATATTTGAATTTAATAATGAACTATTGTTTTTAGTAATAAAGATTGTTTCTGTTTTTGCTGTAGTTCAGGTCACAGACAATATAGTTCTACAACCACTTATTTTCTCAAAAAGTGTAAAAGCACATCCATTAGAGATTTTTGTTATTATCTTTGCAGGCGCATCCTTGGCTGGTGTGGTAGGAATGGTTGCCGCCATCCCAGTATATACAGTTATTAGAGTGATTTTTATTGAGCTCTACCAAGGATATAAACAATATAAGATTTTTCAGAATTAAATAATTTATTTTCATGGGGTTACAGTGTGGTATTGTTGGTCTGCCAAATGTTGGAAAGTCAACTTTGTTTAATGCACTTTCAAATGCGAAAGCTGAAGCAGCAAATTTTCCTTTTTGTACAATTGATCCAAATGTTGGTGTCATCAGTGTTCCTGATGAAAGGCTAGATATTTTAGAGGAGTTGGTTAATCCTAACAAGCTAGTGCCTACAATCATCGAATTTGTGGATATAGCTGGTTTGGTGGAAGGTGCAAGTAAAGGAGAAGGCTTAGGAAATAAGTTTTTGGGTAATATCCGCGAAGTAGATGCTATAGTTCATGTGGTCAGATGTTTTGAAGATGATAATATCACACATGTTTCTGGACGGGTAAATCCTGTAGCCGATAAGGATATCATTGATACTGAACTGCAGTTAAAAGATTTGGATTCAGTAGAGAAAAAAATTCAGAAAACTGAAAAAATTGCTAGAACAGGAGATGCCAATGCTAAAAAAGAAATGGCAATCCTAAATCAGTACAAAACGGTTTTAGAGGATGGGAAAAATGCGCGTACCCTGAAATTATCAAAAGAAGAGAAGGAACCAGTTCGCGATTTAATGCTCTTGACTGATAAGCCCGTTATATATGTTACGAATGTGGAAGAATCTGCAGCTGTATCTGGAAATGAATGGGTGGAGAAATTTAAAGAATACGTGAAAGAGGAAGAAGCTGAAGTGATAGTCGTGAGTGCTGCTATTGAATCTCAAATTGCAGAATTTGATGAAGCTGAAGAAAAGGCTATGTTCTTGGAAGAGTATGGATTGACTGAATCCGGCTTAAATAAGTTAATTCGAGCTTCTTATTCTATCCTAGACCTTATCACCTACTTTACCGCAGGTAAGCAAGAAGTAAGAGCTTGGACTATTAAGAAAGGCTGGAAAGCACCTCAGGCCGCTGGTGTTATTCATACTGATTTCGAAAAAGGCTTCATAAAAGCGGAGGTTATTAAATTGGAAGATTACCAAAAGTATAAAACTGAGCAAGCTTGTAAAGAAGCAGGAAAAATGTCGATCGAAGGTAAAGAGTATGTAGTAAAGGATGGTGATATTATGCATTTTAGATTTAATGTGTAAATTTTCTTAGAAATTTTAAAACAATTTAATAGTACGATTAGTCTTTGAAAAAAAGAGAATCGTGAGAGTTAGACTGATTTTTAAAAATAAAGAAAAAGGAGCAACGGTTCCATTTCACCACCAATACTATTTGTTTAGATTTTTTAAAGGACTGATCAAAAAGTGTGGCAAAGAAGAATTTAATGATTTTAAACATTATAATTTTTCAGGATTAAAGGGGCAGACTACAGTTAGTAAATCTGGGCTGCATTTTTACAGCTCTAAAATAACAGTTGTTTTCTCATGTTCTAATAAAGACTTTGTTGATTCTATAATTGAAGTCTTGTTTAGTCTTCCGGAGATTAAATTAAATGGATTGACCATAATCCCTCATTCCGTTGAGCTGGAAAATGAT
Protein-coding sequences here:
- the ychF gene encoding redox-regulated ATPase YchF codes for the protein MGLQCGIVGLPNVGKSTLFNALSNAKAEAANFPFCTIDPNVGVISVPDERLDILEELVNPNKLVPTIIEFVDIAGLVEGASKGEGLGNKFLGNIREVDAIVHVVRCFEDDNITHVSGRVNPVADKDIIDTELQLKDLDSVEKKIQKTEKIARTGDANAKKEMAILNQYKTVLEDGKNARTLKLSKEEKEPVRDLMLLTDKPVIYVTNVEESAAVSGNEWVEKFKEYVKEEEAEVIVVSAAIESQIAEFDEAEEKAMFLEEYGLTESGLNKLIRASYSILDLITYFTAGKQEVRAWTIKKGWKAPQAAGVIHTDFEKGFIKAEVIKLEDYQKYKTEQACKEAGKMSIEGKEYVVKDGDIMHFRFNV
- a CDS encoding RagB/SusD family nutrient uptake outer membrane protein, producing the protein MKRIIYIFLGILIFSSCDEFLDVTPRDIIVEETAYQSLADIESGAFGVYAAISGTNLVDISSRMGDNLQLGGENRGQGRQTHDYQVVSTTGEALGVWSNLYDVVSRLNRVLSNMDRLITEGVVTEEEVSAIRGEMLAIRAMQHFDLWRVYSGKYDPAAAAVPWLGLEDLDDNGRPDGLDPDVKPERQTTEFIFGKVKEDLQAAKTLLAGQNDNVFRITENAVVALQARVALYEEDFGAAETFASEVLANVSLAGIAEFSSVWTDQSNAGLIFALQRIPGDGRIGTLFTDLNGDRFFQPAQGYIDLFDQVNDVRFNRFVSGSYANDNVEVAKYPGIPDNAALNNVKVFRAAEMQLILAEALAKTNQLPLAADALNELRSERIQGYTDATFSSVDEIMDEILIERRRELGFEGHRWFDLKRNGLDLVRDSRDCTSGAIPCTVESDDFRWLFPIPQAEIFANENIVQNPGYTNNE
- a CDS encoding AI-2E family transporter encodes the protein MNRLRPILYLLGGAALLYLVSLLFSDILVYIIISLIISTILRPLVGYLNSLYFYGYKLPKIFTIFISFSVFIGFIVLFVGLFIPLVSEQIQILSKLNYDNLYNRITTPIQSIEVFLIDSIPNIGEEGFIIDRLKESILNFAQTVDFSYVLNNFISITGSIFVAVLAVLFITFFLLYEKGLARRKFIQLIPNKYFEVSIGAIYKIEKLLSNYLLGLLFQMISIFTIASVGLSILGIKYAVTIAVFAAVANLIPYAGPILGATFGIIVGVTTGGIFEFNNELLFLVIKIVSVFAVVQVTDNIVLQPLIFSKSVKAHPLEIFVIIFAGASLAGVVGMVAAIPVYTVIRVIFIELYQGYKQYKIFQN
- a CDS encoding Calx-beta domain-containing protein gives rise to the protein MKKLYINLFVLITSVVIFSCDRERHFYDGPSLVQFANSSSDYFVQSTNNEFEVLVGLTAAASESKTFDIVVVDSLSTAEEGVHFTLESQQITFGAGETLASLSVTGNFDALADGSRTVVFALQDNPDAASFRQTFELNLIQFCEYDQDFLVGEYTVNSEFWGFSYPVNVVAGADEFTYVIEGLYDIGVPNAQDITFVINQVGEIEYTATVETQVAFDANTPVFAADYGPLSVTGTGAVNTCGEFALNLTFTVGAGSFGSYSEVLIKN